TACCCCTGACCGAGAAGTGAACCAACAATGCCGCAAAGAACATCACCCGTGCCGGCCGTTGCCATACCCGCATTGCCTGTCATGTTTATAAAAACATCACCTTCAGGTGAGGCGACAAGGGTCCTTGCGCCTTTTAAAATGAGATAGCACTCAAAGTCAGCCGCAAAAGACCGGGCAATATTTAGACGATCCTGCTGAACCTCTTTCGATGATATGCCGAGAATTGTGGCCATCTCACCGGGATGGGGCGTGAGAATGAGGGGCGCTTTGCACTTTGAGATCAGGCCGGTATGAGCGGAAAGGTGCCAGAGAGCATCGGCATCGAGGACAGCGGGAATGGAAAGCTTTTCCATAATTGCTCTCACAAAGGTTCCCGACTCTTCTTCCCGGGAAAGTCCCGGGCCAAGAACAAGCGCCGATTTGTCCTTAAGCAGATAAAGCGCCTTTTTTACTGCGCCACTACCCAGAAATCCCCCATCAACATCACTTAACGATTCTGTCATGACTTCCGTCAGGTTCGTCTCAAGAATGCTGTTTATCGATGAAGGAGCGGCTACGGTAACAAGTCCCGCCCCGCTCCGCAGGGCAGACTTTCCGGCCATGACGGCGGCCCCGCTTTTTCCCCCTGAACCGGCCACAACGAGCAGGTGTCCATAACTTCCCTTATGGCTGTCAGCTTCTCTCGGCAAAAGGATTTCCTCAACATCAGCCTTGAGGATGAGAGAGGTCTTTTTCTCCCTGTCTTCAAGCAACGCATAGGGAACGCCAATATCTGCCACTTCGAGTTGCCCCACATAATCGGCACCGGGATAAATAACAGCGCCCGTCTTGGGCAGACAGAAGGTTACCGTCACATCAGCCTCTACAGCAAGACCGAGGGGCCTGCCCGTCGTTGAATCGAGCCCTGACGGAATATCGAGAGAAACGACGGGAAGATCCGATGAATTAA
Above is a window of Deltaproteobacteria bacterium DNA encoding:
- a CDS encoding NAD(P)H-hydrate dehydratase; the encoded protein is MKVVTADEMREIDRRAIEEFGIPGVVLMENAGRGAAEIIAEITHETDAGRVLVIAGKGNNGGDGHVVARHLVNRGIDCEILLVGKIKDVKGDARINLDTAIKMGIEIREETGDISVVENVITGAHLVVDGLLGTGLAKEVSGFYEQVIEAINSSDLPVVSLDIPSGLDSTTGRPLGLAVEADVTVTFCLPKTGAVIYPGADYVGQLEVADIGVPYALLEDREKKTSLILKADVEEILLPREADSHKGSYGHLLVVAGSGGKSGAAVMAGKSALRSGAGLVTVAAPSSINSILETNLTEVMTESLSDVDGGFLGSGAVKKALYLLKDKSALVLGPGLSREEESGTFVRAIMEKLSIPAVLDADALWHLSAHTGLISKCKAPLILTPHPGEMATILGISSKEVQQDRLNIARSFAADFECYLILKGARTLVASPEGDVFINMTGNAGMATAGTGDVLCGIVGSLLGQGYSALESALAGVYIHGEAGDRIAEEKGEAGLIATDIIERFPEVFREMGRY